The following are encoded together in the Bacillota bacterium genome:
- a CDS encoding BMP family ABC transporter substrate-binding protein, with protein MFKSKKILALTLVLAVVLTVAGCGPKPAPSEAEEPGEDKIKVGLVFDVGGRGDLSFNDGTYAGFEKAFNDFSDKIEGKPEDAAKEPSGGGEDREQLMRLLAESGYDMIVAVGFMFTEHVDKLSKEFPDTKFVLIDGAIDDLDEDSNIVCLLFKEHEGSFLVGAAAALKSETDKVGFVGGMKGALIERFEVGYLAGAKYVNPKIETYSDYIGTTGDAFKDPVKGKELALKQYKAGADVVYHASGASGTGVIEAGTNEKKFVIGVDSDQSLTATDEQRPYILTSMLKRLDVATYDTIKDFVEGNYKGGYRVFGLADDGVAYAVNQYNKDLLSDIEPQLKELKAKVVKGEIKVPIDKAEYEKFLQTLPK; from the coding sequence GTGTTCAAGAGTAAAAAGATTCTAGCTCTGACGTTGGTGCTAGCGGTAGTTTTGACCGTGGCTGGGTGTGGGCCCAAGCCGGCTCCCAGTGAAGCTGAAGAGCCCGGAGAGGACAAGATCAAGGTCGGTTTGGTATTTGACGTGGGTGGCCGGGGCGATTTGTCGTTCAACGACGGTACTTATGCCGGTTTTGAGAAGGCTTTTAACGACTTCTCGGACAAGATCGAGGGCAAACCGGAAGATGCGGCTAAGGAGCCGTCGGGCGGGGGCGAAGACAGAGAGCAGCTTATGCGCCTTCTGGCCGAAAGCGGCTATGACATGATTGTGGCTGTGGGCTTCATGTTTACGGAGCATGTGGATAAGCTGTCGAAAGAGTTTCCCGATACCAAGTTCGTTCTTATTGACGGTGCCATCGATGACTTAGACGAAGACTCCAACATTGTCTGCCTCCTGTTCAAAGAGCACGAAGGCAGTTTCTTGGTGGGCGCAGCTGCAGCTTTGAAGTCCGAGACCGATAAGGTCGGCTTCGTGGGCGGTATGAAAGGAGCGCTCATTGAGCGGTTTGAAGTTGGCTATTTGGCCGGAGCCAAGTATGTGAATCCCAAAATCGAAACCTATTCTGACTATATCGGCACCACCGGCGACGCTTTTAAGGATCCGGTGAAGGGCAAAGAACTGGCCTTGAAGCAATACAAGGCCGGCGCCGACGTGGTCTATCATGCCTCCGGCGCTTCTGGAACAGGTGTTATTGAAGCTGGCACCAACGAGAAGAAGTTCGTTATCGGCGTAGACTCTGACCAGTCACTTACTGCTACTGACGAGCAGCGGCCCTACATTCTCACCAGTATGCTCAAACGCTTGGATGTGGCTACCTATGATACGATCAAAGACTTTGTGGAAGGCAACTACAAAGGTGGGTACCGAGTCTTTGGGTTAGCGGACGACGGGGTAGCTTATGCTGTTAACCAGTACAATAAAGATCTACTCAGTGATATCGAGCCGCAACTGAAGGAACTCAAAGCTAAAGTAGTCAAAGGCGAAATTAAAGTACCCATCGACAAAGCCGAATACGAGAAGTTCTTGCAAACACTGCCGAAATAG